The segment CGCCGGCCCCGCGTGGCGTACCGCAGATCGAAGTCGCCTTCGATCTGGATGCCAACGGTATCTTGAATGTGTCCGCCAAGGACAAGGCTACGGGTAAAGAACAGTCCATCGTCATCAAATCCTCCAGCGGCCTGTCCGATGAAGAGATCGAACAGATGGTGCGTGATGCTGAGGCCAATGCGGACGAAGACAAGAAGTTCGAGGAAATGGTCCAGCTGCGCAATCAGGCCGACGGCATGATTCACGCGACCAAGAAGACACTGACCGAAGCCGGCGACAAGGCAGAAGCCAGCGATAAGGAAGCTATCGAGACGGCGACTTCAGAGCTTGAAGAAGCGCTGAAGGGCGATGACAAGGATGCGATCCAAGCCAAGCTGGATGCGCTGACTGAAGCTTCCGGTAACCTGGCACAGAAGCTCTACGCTGAGCAGAGCGCTCAGGGTGAGCAGGCAGCCGATGGTGAGTCCAGCCAGAAGCAGGACGATGACGTGGTTGACGCCGAGTACGAGGAAGTCAACGACGACAAGAAGTCCTGAGTGATTTCTTGATAGACGTCTGATGACAGCGCGGGAGCCTCATGAAGGCGTCCCGCGTTGTTGTTTGCATCGGTTGCGCATGATGCTAACCGCGAGCTACCGGTGCAAACCGGAATTCCAGAACAGATCGGCAGCCCAAGGCTGCCAGCAATCCAGGCGGACCTGATCCATGTCCAAGCGTGATTATTACGAAGTGCTTGGTGTCGAGCGTGGCGCCGACACCAAGGACATCAAGAAGGCGTACCGGCGCCTGGCTCAGAAGCTTCACCCTGACCGTAACCCGGGCGACGAGAGTTCGTCAGAGAAATTCCAAGAGGTCTCCGAGGCCTATGAAGTGCTGTCCGATGCAGACAAGCGTGCCGCCTATGACCAGTTTGGTCATGCCGGTGTCGACGGTCAGGCAGGTGGTGGCGGCGGTTTCGGTGGTGGTGCCGGAGCCGGTGGTTTCGGTGATGTGTTTGGTGATGTCTTCGGTGACATCTTCGGGGGCGGCGGTGGTCGTCGCAATCCGAATGCGCCGCAGCGTGGTAGTGATCTGCGCTATAACCTCGATATCGATCTGGAATCAGCTGTTGCTGGTACCACGGTTGATATTCGCGTGCCGCGTCTCGCGGCGTGTGGTCACTGTGATGGCGACGGTGCCGAGCCGGGTTCCAGCAAGGAAACCTGCCCGACCTGTCACGGCATGGGCAAGGTGCGCATGCAGCAGGGCTTCTTTGCGGTTGAGCAGGCCTGCCCGACCTGTCACGGGCGTGGCGAGAAGATCAGTGTGCCGTGCCGCAAGTGCCATGGCGAAGGCCGCGTGCAAGAGTCCAAGACGCTATCTGTGAAGATCCCGCCGGGTGTTGATACCGGTGATCGCATTCGCTTGAATGGCGAAGGCGAAGGTGGTGTCAATGGTGGTCCGTCTGGCGATCTCT is part of the Cobetia sp. L2A1 genome and harbors:
- the dnaJ gene encoding molecular chaperone DnaJ, whose product is MSKRDYYEVLGVERGADTKDIKKAYRRLAQKLHPDRNPGDESSSEKFQEVSEAYEVLSDADKRAAYDQFGHAGVDGQAGGGGGFGGGAGAGGFGDVFGDVFGDIFGGGGGRRNPNAPQRGSDLRYNLDIDLESAVAGTTVDIRVPRLAACGHCDGDGAEPGSSKETCPTCHGMGKVRMQQGFFAVEQACPTCHGRGEKISVPCRKCHGEGRVQESKTLSVKIPPGVDTGDRIRLNGEGEGGVNGGPSGDLYVQVNLREHEIFKRDGRHLQCEVPISFVDASLGGELKVPTLDGRVVLKIPPETQTGKLFRLRGKGVKPVRGGPAGDLLCKVVIETPVSLNEEQKELLRQFQQSLGGTGKSHSPKENSFFDGVKKFFEDMKP